A region of Oncorhynchus kisutch isolate 150728-3 linkage group LG29, Okis_V2, whole genome shotgun sequence DNA encodes the following proteins:
- the LOC116358261 gene encoding coronin-6-like, protein MSTLSSSPSTLYSSLQSDLFQDDLYPDTAGSDPALEPEEWLEGRDEDPTLQSLRDGYVPPKSRELKVAKKNVLDSRPTTRRSMSSCDGSANLPPQLVERLLEEVQNLKATVLSQEKRICDLENKLSKYTNGTA, encoded by the exons ATGAG cactctctcctcctccccctccaccctctactcctccctccagtcAGACCTGTTCCAGGATGACCTGTATCCAGACACGGCGGGTTCAGACCCAGCTCTGGAGCCAGAGGAGTGGCTGGAGGGGCGAGACGAGGACCCCACCCTCCAGTCCTTGAGAGATGGCTACGTTCCCCCTAAGAGCCGCGAGCTCAAAGTGGCCAAGAAGAACGTTCTGGACTCCAGACCCACCACCAGACGCAGCATGTCCTCCTGCGACGGCTCAGCCAACCTGCCT cctcagttggtagagcggttGTTGGAAGAAGTTCAGAATCTCAAGGCAACAGTTCTGTCTCAGGAGAAGAGAATCTGTGACCTTGAGAATAAACTCTCCAAGTACACCAACGGCACagcctaa